The Ignatzschineria rhizosphaerae genome contains a region encoding:
- a CDS encoding IclR family transcriptional regulator domain-containing protein — MQKKLLEEISPILEKHADNSDFLSSFARGLIIFEVLSTCKRAQTISDIAKETGFPRATVRRGLFTLAELGYVIQDDRYYELSPKVLMIAHSYINSQTLSSTAQPILENITRELNETATMAVLVQNEVIYIARSSEITQKIMSNTFTIGTHLPAYCSSMGRVLLSAEPEERQREILAHSQLIPYTDKTIYEVEALLKEFKKVKEQGYAIIDQELEIGLCSIAVPVFDRGGKVIASISISTHILKKSINDIKAHFLPELLKSAALLTSFI; from the coding sequence ATGCAAAAAAAACTCCTAGAAGAGATCTCTCCGATCTTAGAAAAACATGCAGATAACTCAGATTTTTTAAGCTCTTTTGCTAGAGGATTAATTATATTTGAAGTTCTCTCCACCTGTAAACGTGCACAAACAATCTCAGATATTGCCAAAGAAACAGGCTTTCCACGAGCAACAGTGCGCCGAGGTCTTTTTACGCTTGCTGAATTAGGTTATGTCATTCAAGATGATCGCTATTATGAGCTCTCTCCAAAGGTCTTGATGATTGCCCATAGCTACATTAATTCACAAACGCTCTCAAGCACAGCTCAACCCATATTAGAAAATATTACACGCGAATTAAATGAAACCGCCACTATGGCTGTTTTAGTACAAAATGAGGTGATCTATATCGCTAGATCTTCCGAAATCACGCAGAAAATAATGTCTAATACCTTCACAATTGGGACACATTTACCGGCATATTGCTCTTCTATGGGCAGGGTTCTACTGTCTGCTGAACCAGAAGAGAGGCAACGCGAAATTCTAGCCCATTCGCAGTTAATCCCTTATACCGATAAGACAATCTACGAAGTAGAAGCTCTTTTAAAAGAATTTAAAAAAGTGAAAGAGCAAGGCTATGCCATTATCGATCAAGAGTTAGAGATTGGCCTCTGCTCTATCGCGGTTCCTGTATTTGATCGTGGCGGGAAAGTGATTGCTTCTATTAGTATTAGCACTCACATTCTCAAAAAGAGTATTAATGATATTAAAGCGCATTTCTTACCTGAGCTTTTAAAATCGGCAGCACTTTTAACAAGTTTCATCTAA
- a CDS encoding IclR family transcriptional regulator domain-containing protein, giving the protein MQEEIATLSTLLDQYADDPDFVSAFARGLAIFQILSSSRKPLTISDISKITKFPRATVRRALYTLIQLGYVSQEERYYTLTSKILMLSHSFITSQPLPNAAQPILENITKEVDEASSMAVLTQNQIIYIARSSENTQRIMSNTLAIGSQLPAYCTSMGRVLLAALPKEKQREIILESKPKAYTENTIYTDVGLLQELEKVQKQGYAIIDQELEIGLCSIAVPVFDKSGKVIAAINISTHALRTSIDEMLDNFLPILQRSASLLKTFL; this is encoded by the coding sequence ATGCAAGAAGAAATAGCAACTTTATCAACCCTTCTAGACCAATATGCTGATGATCCTGACTTTGTTAGTGCATTTGCAAGAGGTTTGGCTATTTTTCAGATCCTTTCTAGTAGTCGAAAACCTTTAACAATTTCTGATATTTCAAAAATCACAAAATTTCCAAGAGCAACGGTAAGAAGAGCCTTATATACATTGATCCAATTAGGATATGTCTCTCAAGAAGAGCGGTATTACACTTTAACTTCAAAAATTCTGATGCTCTCACATAGTTTTATAACTTCTCAGCCTCTACCTAATGCAGCACAGCCTATTTTAGAAAACATCACTAAAGAAGTTGATGAAGCCTCATCAATGGCAGTCTTGACGCAAAATCAAATTATTTATATTGCTAGATCTTCAGAAAATACTCAAAGAATCATGTCTAACACTTTAGCAATAGGAAGCCAATTACCTGCCTATTGCACTTCAATGGGGAGAGTATTACTAGCCGCCTTACCTAAAGAGAAACAGAGAGAAATTATTCTAGAATCAAAACCCAAGGCCTACACAGAAAATACAATCTATACAGATGTTGGCTTATTACAAGAATTGGAAAAAGTCCAAAAACAAGGCTACGCTATTATTGATCAAGAACTAGAGATCGGGCTCTGCTCTATCGCAGTCCCTGTTTTTGATAAATCAGGAAAAGTAATTGCCGCAATCAATATTAGTACACATGCCTTAAGAACAAGTATTGATGAGATGTTAGATAATTTTCTGCCAATCCTCCAAAGATCAGCTTCCCTTTTAAAAACTTTTCTTTAA
- a CDS encoding 3-oxoacid CoA-transferase subunit A, with the protein MISKISSSIEASIEKIFDGATIMIGGFGAAGQPAELIEALIKHGATDLTIINNNAGNGEIGLAALLKARRVKKIICSFPRQSDSQVFDALYRAGEIELELVPQGNLAARIQAAGSGLGAIYTPTGFGTELSKGKETREINGKNFVLEYPITADFSLIKAYKGDRYGNLIYRKTARNFGPIMAMAANHTIAQVQEVVNLGGLDPESIVTPGIFVTEIVEIQ; encoded by the coding sequence ATGATTAGTAAGATTAGCTCCTCTATAGAAGCTTCTATTGAAAAAATTTTTGATGGTGCAACCATTATGATTGGCGGTTTTGGTGCAGCAGGACAGCCAGCTGAGCTTATTGAGGCATTAATTAAACATGGGGCTACTGATTTAACCATTATTAATAATAATGCGGGTAATGGAGAAATTGGCTTAGCGGCACTATTGAAAGCTAGGAGAGTAAAGAAAATTATCTGTTCTTTCCCGAGGCAATCAGATTCTCAAGTTTTTGATGCACTTTATCGAGCAGGAGAAATCGAGCTTGAATTAGTGCCGCAAGGCAATTTAGCTGCCAGAATTCAAGCTGCAGGGTCTGGCCTTGGAGCGATTTATACGCCAACGGGCTTTGGTACAGAATTATCAAAAGGTAAAGAAACTCGTGAGATTAATGGGAAAAATTTTGTACTTGAATACCCTATCACGGCAGATTTTTCATTGATCAAAGCTTATAAAGGGGATCGTTATGGCAATTTGATTTATCGCAAGACAGCACGAAACTTCGGACCGATTATGGCTATGGCGGCAAATCATACAATTGCTCAGGTGCAAGAAGTCGTCAATTTGGGTGGGTTAGATCCTGAAAGTATTGTCACTCCCGGAATATTTGTGACTGAAATTGTAGAAATTCAATAG
- a CDS encoding 3-oxoacid CoA-transferase subunit B — MTKNYIPLTRNQIAERVAQDVFDGAYVNLGIGLPTSIANYLGSDKEVFLHSENGLLGMGPSPTKGEEDPDLINAGKEMVTLLPGGSYFHHGDSFTMMRGGHIDICVLGAFQIAQNGDLANWHTGEPDAIPAVGGAMDLAIGAKNVWVATNHTTRDGSPKIVKECTYPLTGIGCVDRIYTDLAVIDVKNEGLYVIEMFGGITFSELEALTDALLIDATEN; from the coding sequence ATGACAAAAAATTATATCCCTTTAACAAGAAATCAAATTGCTGAAAGAGTTGCTCAAGATGTTTTTGATGGAGCCTATGTCAATTTAGGAATTGGTTTACCAACATCTATCGCCAATTATTTGGGCTCAGATAAAGAAGTTTTTTTACATAGTGAAAATGGTTTATTAGGGATGGGGCCTTCGCCTACAAAAGGGGAAGAGGATCCAGATTTAATTAACGCCGGTAAGGAGATGGTGACTCTATTGCCTGGTGGAAGTTATTTTCATCATGGCGATTCCTTCACGATGATGCGAGGCGGTCATATAGATATTTGTGTTTTAGGGGCTTTTCAAATTGCACAGAATGGTGATTTAGCAAACTGGCATACCGGTGAACCTGATGCAATTCCAGCTGTGGGAGGAGCAATGGATTTGGCTATAGGTGCTAAAAATGTTTGGGTTGCGACAAATCATACGACGCGAGATGGTAGCCCCAAGATTGTAAAAGAGTGTACTTATCCTTTAACAGGTATTGGTTGTGTTGATCGAATTTATACAGATTTAGCTGTTATTGATGTGAAGAATGAAGGGCTGTATGTCATTGAGATGTTTGGTGGAATTACTTTTTCAGAGTTAGAAGCTTTAACAGATGCACTATTAATAGATGCTACAGAGAATTAA
- the pcaF gene encoding 3-oxoadipyl-CoA thiolase — translation MSEKNAYICDAVRTPFGRYGGTLAGIRADDLAALPIIALMERHPEVDWSQLDDVILGCANQSGEDNRNVARMAALLSGLPQEVPGVTLNRLCGSSLEAIGSAARAIKSDEADLLIAGGVESMTRSPFVIGKSDGAFGRGQRMEDTTMGWRFVNPKLDAMYGTETMPETAENLAQRFNISREDQDEFAYRSQMRAINAQENGVFEQEIIPVRIPVRRSDDLVFDKDEHPRASTTQEGLAKLKPFVKQDGVITAGNASGINDGAAALLIASDKAVAEYGLKPLAKIIGMQSMGVDPSVMGIGPVPAVKKLLKRIGLTLDQMDVIELNEAFAAQALACMRELGLKDDDNRVNPNGGAIALGHPLGASGARLVTTATYELERRKGRYGLCAMCIGVGQGIALVIERV, via the coding sequence ATGAGTGAAAAAAATGCCTATATTTGTGACGCAGTTAGAACGCCTTTTGGGCGTTATGGCGGTACACTTGCAGGTATTCGTGCTGATGATTTGGCCGCATTGCCAATCATTGCGCTAATGGAACGTCATCCTGAAGTAGATTGGTCGCAACTTGATGATGTGATTTTAGGGTGTGCGAATCAATCGGGGGAAGATAATCGAAATGTGGCGCGTATGGCAGCTCTATTATCAGGACTACCTCAAGAAGTACCTGGTGTCACATTAAACAGGCTCTGTGGATCAAGTTTAGAAGCTATTGGGAGTGCTGCTAGAGCCATTAAATCGGATGAAGCAGATCTCTTAATTGCCGGCGGCGTTGAGAGTATGACGCGGTCTCCATTTGTAATTGGTAAAAGTGATGGTGCTTTTGGGCGTGGTCAAAGAATGGAAGATACCACGATGGGCTGGCGATTTGTTAATCCTAAACTAGATGCGATGTATGGCACTGAAACAATGCCGGAAACAGCTGAGAACTTAGCGCAAAGATTTAATATTTCTCGTGAGGATCAAGATGAATTTGCCTATCGTAGCCAAATGCGGGCGATCAATGCGCAAGAAAATGGGGTATTTGAGCAAGAGATTATTCCTGTAAGAATTCCAGTACGTCGTTCTGATGATCTTGTTTTTGATAAAGATGAACATCCTAGAGCATCTACGACTCAAGAAGGGTTAGCGAAATTAAAGCCATTTGTAAAACAAGATGGCGTAATTACTGCCGGCAATGCTTCAGGGATTAATGATGGGGCTGCAGCGCTCCTAATTGCGTCTGATAAGGCAGTTGCAGAATATGGTTTAAAACCCTTAGCAAAAATTATTGGCATGCAGAGTATGGGAGTTGACCCCAGTGTTATGGGGATTGGTCCTGTTCCTGCCGTTAAAAAGCTTTTAAAACGCATAGGATTAACTTTAGATCAGATGGACGTTATTGAACTAAATGAAGCTTTTGCGGCACAAGCTTTAGCTTGTATGCGTGAGTTGGGATTAAAAGATGATGATAATCGTGTCAATCCTAATGGAGGAGCTATTGCTTTAGGTCACCCGCTAGGTGCATCAGGAGCCAGGTTGGTTACAACAGCTACTTACGAACTTGAACGTCGTAAAGGGCGATATGGACTATGTGCAATGTGTATTGGTGTGGGGCAAGGGATTGCGTTAGTTATTGAAAGAGTTTGA
- a CDS encoding SDR family oxidoreductase has protein sequence MMKERVLVTGGMSGIGKSIVEACEKKGYETVVIDRLEGGIVADLSNEIETASALEEALKGGPITRLVNNVGVVMPASIENQTYDEIKLAWELNVRVAIQCVQALLPSMKEAKFGRIVNMSSRAALGKELRTAYASTKAGLIGVAKVWALELGEYGITANAIGPGPIETELFIKANPLESELTQNIIRSVPVKRLGKPEDIANAALFFLDDASGFITGQTLYVCGGLTVGKANI, from the coding sequence ATAATGAAAGAACGAGTATTGGTTACGGGTGGAATGTCTGGTATTGGAAAATCAATAGTTGAGGCTTGTGAAAAAAAAGGATATGAAACGGTTGTAATAGATCGTTTAGAAGGGGGGATAGTTGCAGATTTATCGAATGAGATAGAAACGGCATCGGCTCTTGAGGAAGCATTAAAAGGAGGACCTATCACTCGGCTTGTTAATAATGTCGGTGTTGTGATGCCTGCTTCTATAGAGAATCAAACTTATGATGAGATTAAATTGGCTTGGGAGCTCAATGTTAGAGTTGCAATTCAATGTGTACAAGCATTACTCCCAAGTATGAAAGAGGCGAAGTTTGGGCGAATTGTGAATATGTCCTCTCGTGCAGCTTTGGGGAAAGAATTACGAACAGCTTATGCATCTACTAAAGCTGGATTAATTGGTGTGGCGAAAGTTTGGGCTCTTGAGTTAGGTGAATATGGTATTACAGCTAATGCTATTGGACCTGGACCTATAGAAACAGAGTTGTTTATTAAAGCAAACCCTTTAGAGAGTGAATTAACACAAAATATTATTCGATCTGTACCGGTTAAACGTTTGGGTAAACCAGAAGATATTGCGAATGCAGCACTCTTTTTCTTAGATGATGCAAGTGGTTTTATTACAGGGCAAACCTTATATGTTTGCGGAGGGCTGACCGTTGGTAAAGCAAATATCTAA
- a CDS encoding 3-hydroxyacyl-CoA dehydrogenase — MVKQISKDALSVVVVGGGSIGISFTLLFAKSNIDIALYEPDLDRFNFIMQEIKLRIEDLENYDLLTISKETVLQRITLLNDLTELPNNAPDLVIECVPERLEIKQSIFSQLEILFSKETIFVSASSAIMMSKIAENLHNKTRCLIAHPGNPPHLIPIIELVPTPETALDVINKAKFLFESCGQIPVILNQEIEGFIFNRLQGAVLREAYCLVRDGIASVNDIDKVMTEGLGLRWSIVGPFETIDLNTRGGVVSHAEKMGPAYARMGAERGQKDPWTEDLVKDVNQQRRDILPMEDWDLRVRWRDEMIMKLLKERNQ; from the coding sequence TTGGTAAAGCAAATATCTAAAGATGCCTTATCGGTTGTGGTTGTGGGGGGAGGAAGTATCGGCATTAGTTTTACTCTCTTATTTGCAAAATCGAATATAGATATCGCTCTTTATGAGCCAGATTTAGACAGATTCAATTTTATAATGCAAGAGATTAAGTTACGTATTGAAGACTTAGAAAATTATGATCTGTTAACGATCAGTAAAGAAACGGTTTTACAGCGCATTACCCTATTAAATGATTTAACAGAGTTGCCTAATAATGCACCTGATTTAGTCATTGAGTGTGTGCCTGAACGATTAGAAATAAAGCAAAGTATATTTTCACAATTAGAAATATTGTTTTCTAAAGAGACTATTTTTGTGAGTGCATCTTCCGCCATTATGATGTCTAAAATAGCTGAGAATCTACATAATAAAACGCGTTGTTTAATTGCACATCCTGGGAATCCTCCTCATCTCATTCCTATTATCGAGTTAGTACCAACACCAGAAACGGCTCTAGATGTGATCAATAAAGCAAAGTTTCTATTTGAGAGTTGTGGGCAAATACCAGTGATCTTAAATCAAGAGATTGAGGGGTTTATTTTTAATAGGTTACAAGGTGCAGTTCTAAGAGAAGCTTATTGCTTAGTTCGAGATGGTATCGCAAGTGTTAATGATATCGATAAAGTGATGACGGAAGGTTTAGGGCTTCGTTGGTCTATTGTTGGTCCTTTTGAAACAATTGACCTTAATACTCGTGGTGGAGTTGTAAGCCATGCTGAAAAAATGGGGCCTGCCTATGCGCGTATGGGGGCAGAAAGAGGGCAAAAAGATCCTTGGACAGAAGATCTAGTGAAAGACGTAAATCAGCAGCGAAGGGATATTCTCCCCATGGAAGATTGGGATTTAAGAGTTCGCTGGCGTGATGAGATGATCATGAAATTATTAAAAGAAAGAAATCAATAG
- a CDS encoding SLC13 family permease — protein MDNLFMGFIGYDVLSIIIILGAMILFAMEKIPIALTALIASLAMGVTGVMPLEKVYAGFSSTLFVMLFGMLIIGDCLFETGLVKLIGQRLSRSKLINNELLLLVVLMCVTGVASAFLSNTAVMATMIPLVGAVAVSSNGRVRSRNLLMGLGIATSIGGAATLVGSTAQLMTQSILRSTEGAQEMGFFDLSYVVIPLFIITVLYYVIFGYRFQKRVFTFEDVEPAESVSLDDKIKVTPQMLVAGGVMLFCIVGFVTEIWNIGIVALLGATICLVAGCKPFKNAVADLDWNTLILMAAAQGFAAGLDISGGGKLLAEWALMVGGGETASPMLLLIIGVVVAVFLTNLMSNTAVAAMLIPIYINIAFQLGYDPMIFALAITIGASASVATPIGGTAMSMTLVAGYRFNDYVKVGLPLTIILTIATILLSPLMYGGFKALGS, from the coding sequence GTGGATAATTTATTCATGGGATTTATTGGGTATGACGTGCTGTCGATCATTATTATATTGGGGGCAATGATCTTATTTGCGATGGAAAAAATACCCATCGCATTAACTGCATTAATTGCATCGTTGGCAATGGGGGTCACAGGTGTCATGCCTCTAGAAAAAGTGTATGCGGGGTTTTCTAGTACATTATTTGTGATGTTATTTGGAATGTTGATTATAGGAGATTGTCTTTTTGAAACTGGACTTGTTAAATTAATAGGTCAAAGGTTATCTCGTAGTAAGCTTATAAATAATGAGTTACTTTTACTTGTAGTTTTAATGTGTGTTACAGGTGTGGCTTCTGCCTTTTTAAGTAATACGGCTGTTATGGCTACAATGATTCCTTTAGTTGGTGCTGTAGCGGTCAGCTCGAATGGACGAGTACGAAGTCGAAATCTATTAATGGGGTTAGGCATCGCAACTTCAATTGGTGGAGCTGCAACGTTAGTAGGATCAACTGCTCAGCTTATGACGCAATCTATTTTAAGATCGACAGAGGGAGCTCAAGAAATGGGCTTTTTTGACCTAAGTTATGTGGTTATTCCTCTATTTATTATCACCGTTCTATATTATGTGATTTTTGGTTATCGTTTCCAAAAAAGAGTGTTTACTTTTGAGGATGTTGAGCCAGCAGAGTCAGTTTCTTTGGATGATAAAATAAAAGTAACCCCACAGATGTTAGTTGCCGGTGGTGTAATGCTTTTTTGTATTGTCGGATTTGTAACAGAAATTTGGAATATAGGCATTGTAGCCTTATTGGGAGCTACAATATGTTTAGTAGCAGGCTGTAAGCCTTTTAAAAATGCCGTTGCTGATTTAGATTGGAATACATTAATATTAATGGCAGCAGCCCAGGGGTTTGCTGCAGGATTAGATATTAGTGGTGGCGGGAAATTATTGGCTGAATGGGCTTTAATGGTTGGCGGCGGAGAAACAGCTTCTCCCATGCTGTTATTGATCATCGGTGTTGTTGTCGCTGTATTTTTAACTAATTTAATGTCTAATACAGCAGTAGCTGCAATGTTGATACCTATATATATTAATATTGCATTTCAATTAGGTTATGATCCTATGATTTTTGCTTTAGCTATTACAATAGGAGCTTCTGCATCTGTTGCAACGCCAATCGGAGGAACTGCTATGTCAATGACTCTTGTGGCGGGATATCGTTTTAATGATTATGTAAAGGTTGGTTTGCCTCTTACAATTATTTTAACTATAGCTACAATTTTATTAAGCCCATTAATGTATGGGGGATTTAAAGCTTTAGGCAGTTAA
- a CDS encoding NADPH-dependent oxidoreductase — MNTIDKLIKSHRSVRRYQQENNIDEEVILDMIRVAQHASSSHFVQAYSIIMVSDQELKERLSSLSSNSHVATCNKFLLFCADLERLNIACNMHGKVIESQSAENLLVATIDTALVAQNFSLIAESRGYGICFIGGMRNEPILISELLKLPKKVFPLFGMAIGIPDEQNEVKPRLPIESIVHKDFYDSSQYEAILKFYDQQMKVYYQSRSENKKDIGWSEPMSDYMSHKNRMDMMKHLNEKGFNRD; from the coding sequence ATGAATACTATTGATAAATTAATAAAGAGCCATCGTTCGGTACGTCGTTATCAACAAGAGAATAATATTGATGAAGAAGTTATTTTAGATATGATAAGAGTTGCTCAGCACGCATCTTCATCTCATTTTGTTCAAGCTTATTCCATTATTATGGTGTCAGACCAAGAATTAAAAGAACGATTATCCAGTTTATCTAGTAATAGTCACGTTGCAACTTGTAATAAATTTTTACTTTTTTGTGCAGATTTAGAACGACTTAATATTGCGTGTAATATGCATGGCAAAGTAATAGAAAGTCAATCTGCAGAAAACTTATTAGTCGCAACTATTGATACAGCATTAGTTGCGCAGAATTTTAGTTTAATAGCTGAATCAAGAGGGTATGGTATTTGTTTTATTGGTGGAATGAGAAATGAACCTATTCTAATAAGTGAACTCTTAAAATTACCGAAGAAAGTATTTCCTTTATTCGGTATGGCAATAGGTATCCCTGATGAACAAAATGAGGTAAAACCTAGGTTGCCAATAGAATCTATAGTGCATAAAGATTTTTATGATAGTAGTCAATACGAAGCAATATTGAAATTCTATGATCAGCAGATGAAAGTATATTACCAATCGAGATCAGAGAATAAGAAAGATATCGGATGGAGTGAGCCGATGAGTGATTATATGTCTCATAAAAATAGGATGGACATGATGAAGCACCTCAATGAAAAAGGATTCAATAGAGATTGA
- the prmC gene encoding peptide chain release factor N(5)-glutamine methyltransferase: protein MMIIEEALKFGKEALGSLPSPQFEAELLLSYLLKVNRSYLIAFPEKNLDETTITHYKSLLERRKNGEPFAYITGEREFYGLSLKVNQETLIPRDDTEVIVDAALALIPMKLDTPFSLIDLGTGSGTIALAIKSMRQDISVTAVDYYQETLEIAKQNAQNNQLEVHFTQSNWFENLPLASFDMIVSNPPYIDPIDHHLEGDGVKFEPKRALIADNRGLSDLFHLIESAPRYFKKSGWLLLEHGYDQREPLQQKMQECGYTQIHTLKDYGNNDRVTLGFYR from the coding sequence ATGATGATTATTGAAGAAGCTCTTAAATTCGGCAAAGAGGCCCTAGGCTCACTTCCCTCCCCTCAATTTGAGGCAGAGCTTCTTCTCTCTTATCTTTTAAAGGTAAATCGCAGTTATCTCATCGCCTTTCCTGAAAAGAATCTAGATGAGACAACCATCACCCATTATAAATCTCTCCTTGAGCGCCGGAAAAATGGTGAACCATTTGCCTATATTACCGGTGAGCGAGAGTTTTATGGCTTATCTTTAAAGGTGAATCAAGAGACCTTAATACCAAGAGATGACACTGAAGTGATTGTGGATGCAGCACTGGCACTTATCCCAATGAAGCTCGATACGCCTTTCTCTCTTATTGATTTAGGGACAGGAAGCGGCACGATTGCACTTGCGATAAAAAGCATGCGTCAAGATATCTCTGTGACAGCTGTGGATTACTATCAAGAAACCTTAGAGATCGCGAAACAAAATGCCCAAAATAACCAACTTGAGGTTCATTTTACCCAAAGTAATTGGTTTGAAAATCTGCCACTCGCCTCTTTTGATATGATTGTCTCTAATCCACCTTATATCGATCCTATCGATCATCATTTAGAAGGTGATGGTGTCAAGTTTGAGCCTAAACGCGCACTGATAGCAGATAATAGAGGGCTATCTGATCTTTTTCATCTGATTGAATCTGCCCCTCGCTACTTTAAAAAATCAGGCTGGCTTCTTCTTGAGCATGGCTATGACCAACGAGAGCCGCTACAACAAAAAATGCAAGAATGCGGTTATACACAAATTCATACGCTAAAAGATTATGGTAATAATGATCGAGTTACTTTGGGGTTTTACCGGTAA
- a CDS encoding MFS transporter, translated as MDSELEARNALRSKKLLPVILAIAIFMQMLDTTILNTALPSIAADLNEPQLKIQSILISYTLVLAICAPISGVVADKIGTKHTFLLAVVFFTLGSLFAALSMTLTQLTLSRVLQGVGGAMLTPVARLALMKAYDRKDYLRVINYAITPALIGPILGPLLGGYLVQYASWHWIFLINIPIGLIVLGLAFFHMPDFKGAPFKFDLHGYLIFAIAVFLITYGLEYSINGAHKWLALPLILGGMLFLTRYWFYARRKDKPLFALTLLDVRTYRIGLNGNLVARLGISAMPFLLPLFFQVALGYSPSDAGWLLVPIAVGGLTVKPVVTRILKITGYRNVLIWNTAMISFFIIMIGIFGREMPIWALVIQLYILGICNSTQFTAMNTLTIGDLGPDQVSSGNSLMVVNQQLAMTLGVAFAALFLNFYVGQHWFPTENTEKAFQLTFISMGVLTLLATYIFAKLKRDDGDFMAGRKAAE; from the coding sequence ATGGATAGTGAGCTAGAAGCAAGGAATGCATTGAGATCTAAAAAGCTATTGCCGGTGATTTTGGCAATTGCGATCTTTATGCAGATGTTAGATACAACGATTTTGAATACGGCGCTTCCAAGTATTGCGGCAGATCTCAATGAACCTCAGCTTAAAATTCAATCTATCTTAATCAGTTATACCTTAGTATTGGCAATTTGTGCGCCTATTAGTGGCGTTGTTGCCGATAAAATTGGGACAAAGCATACCTTTTTATTAGCAGTGGTCTTTTTTACGTTAGGATCACTTTTTGCCGCGCTTTCTATGACACTTACTCAATTAACATTATCTCGTGTGTTGCAAGGTGTGGGTGGTGCGATGTTAACGCCGGTTGCCCGCTTAGCGTTGATGAAAGCTTATGATCGAAAAGATTATCTTCGGGTGATTAATTATGCGATTACTCCAGCGCTTATTGGCCCCATTTTAGGGCCTTTATTGGGGGGATATCTTGTGCAGTATGCTAGTTGGCACTGGATATTTTTGATTAATATTCCTATCGGGTTAATTGTTTTGGGGCTTGCATTTTTTCATATGCCTGATTTTAAAGGTGCGCCATTTAAGTTTGATCTGCATGGCTATCTTATATTTGCTATCGCCGTTTTCTTAATCACTTATGGCTTAGAGTATTCAATTAATGGGGCGCATAAATGGCTAGCGCTTCCACTTATTTTAGGTGGTATGCTCTTTTTAACACGCTATTGGTTCTATGCAAGACGAAAAGATAAACCACTTTTTGCTTTAACATTATTAGATGTGAGGACTTATCGAATCGGACTAAATGGTAATCTTGTGGCGCGTTTAGGCATAAGTGCGATGCCATTTTTATTACCGCTATTTTTTCAGGTGGCGTTAGGTTATTCACCTAGTGATGCTGGGTGGTTATTAGTGCCAATTGCTGTAGGGGGATTAACGGTCAAGCCTGTGGTGACTCGTATTTTGAAAATAACCGGTTATCGCAATGTTCTAATCTGGAATACGGCGATGATTAGTTTTTTCATTATCATGATCGGTATTTTTGGGCGAGAAATGCCAATTTGGGCCTTAGTCATTCAGCTCTATATTTTAGGGATCTGTAACTCAACACAATTTACAGCGATGAATACCTTAACGATTGGGGATTTAGGGCCTGATCAAGTCAGTAGTGGTAATAGTTTAATGGTCGTCAATCAGCAGTTGGCAATGACGTTAGGTGTTGCATTTGCCGCACTCTTTCTAAATTTCTATGTCGGGCAACATTGGTTTCCTACGGAAAACACAGAAAAAGCTTTCCAGTTGACCTTTATCAGTATGGGTGTTTTAACGTTACTCGCCACTTACATTTTTGCGAAGTTAAAACGGGATGATGGGGACTTTATGGCGGGGAGAAAAGCTGCTGAGTAA
- a CDS encoding GNAT family N-acetyltransferase, whose amino-acid sequence MIRPWKEADFPAFAEMNRDPLVMKYFPAILSKEESRNLFDEINRRTMTNGFGLWACELKESKEVIGFVGLNKSTAQFYFSPCIEIGWRLRSQYWRKGYAKEAAIAVLQFAFEVLKLEKVVAFTATSNTPSESLMRALGMTKLPDNFLHPALPKEHPLAEHVVYQITAPL is encoded by the coding sequence ATCATCCGCCCTTGGAAAGAAGCTGATTTCCCTGCATTTGCTGAGATGAATCGTGATCCCTTAGTCATGAAATACTTCCCTGCCATTTTATCTAAAGAAGAGAGCCGAAACCTATTTGATGAGATCAATCGCCGCACGATGACTAATGGTTTTGGACTTTGGGCTTGTGAGCTTAAGGAATCGAAAGAGGTTATTGGATTTGTAGGACTAAATAAATCTACAGCACAATTCTATTTTAGCCCCTGTATTGAGATTGGCTGGCGCTTACGCTCACAATATTGGCGAAAGGGCTACGCGAAAGAAGCTGCTATTGCTGTTTTACAATTTGCTTTTGAAGTATTAAAACTAGAAAAAGTTGTCGCTTTTACTGCCACCTCCAATACGCCATCAGAAAGCTTGATGCGAGCACTTGGTATGACTAAGTTACCCGATAACTTCTTACACCCCGCCCTTCCTAAAGAACACCCACTAGCAGAGCATGTCGTTTATCAAATAACAGCACCACTATAA